The Zygosaccharomyces rouxii strain CBS732 chromosome G complete sequence genome contains a region encoding:
- the THO2 gene encoding Tho2p (similar to uniprot|P53552 Saccharomyces cerevisiae YNL139C RLR1 Required for LacZ RNA expression from certain plasmids suppressor of the Transcriptional (T) defect of Hpr1 (H) by Overexpression (O) plays a role in transcription elongation by RNA polymerase II Involved in transcription): MSESVSASIDKLAATHITFPQGHKIFNQEFADNWNTKSQELCAQFKELEGTDQRQSWLKDVFREIFELIYDQNTKGSPTMPQISRLLEDIVSSGTQDIKDSELLSMVGKVFVSVSQEYSDEDDNVVLALARITKSLHKEMFKFSRLSTKLMNQGQTVLLKHLLKKSKYELKKFNLLMECSTGYIQLVTLLWAAYYDPDRMNKVPYFIQEFQQLAGKYSLDPMRCLDVILDVSSEFITEGYEFMIRFLKISDYWPKTSPANNFDYQSLNQGGNAIASHLISLHLNQEDVGKDTAYLDMVCILIREGFVSFLPIWDNIKPNDETLSAFFENFDNELEAESMKGVTNPLAMADALTAADDNDGDEKMEDVNTDGKDSSAKAEEKKALEQKQEALEKENIKNSVLNGSKLEFLKRLLVHGVLMPAFYIFKTHPQCVYINDMLPRLIGRLFENMLDPLYQSLVFSGSQNLQSASLITTLDNGLLSKKTRLVSERKSHNPFPLLEMRTRFVFYYAEWCKDLGELHTVEELFTKSNEFFTILGPSLGKVPQLISKLCRIGVADIETAAADKKEETINKWIDYVRKFIFPAIPVLEVNPVITSEIYQLMKFFPFKRRYFLYNELITRTSQDLLLPKVGFNKAERSAKSILKSLSMDTIETESRKLANLVSTNPLATLVPVIKQIENYDKVSELVVITTKYFNSFACDVLQFIILLRLTHNRPAIQTDGVNQNTWVQRLSVYISGLAKDCPKMDITNILVFIVKTLHEGNMVAVSILRELITTVGGIRDLNEVNTTRLIMLNSGEPLKYEARKLIFDTRDDNRELALKLVNQLAKQKTISELILLLYNLNREANTQTLHYKILSTRCDEMNTLLWSFIELVKYCFTLEEFGDNVLPLEVLTNDFHLSTSWVFHIWRNYIDQKFREADPSSDVMLQNAVFEGVDYSYITKELFLTFWKLSLYDVQFDKALYDKKKAGLEEELSKSSSTKKKNEYSKQIKDILVSCISHQKTFNNTKRLISEQSQSWAKDLSNERIMSFFQYCIVPRVLFSPPDALFSSHFLLKSFDLKDLMKILGVFMSSRILSALLFCCTRSEAGNMGIFFSQLLGSLEEMRVSEDQEFLYQRELYECNSLLTEQIVELLFNRNYMSIRNGIEFMKHVSHVFPIIDTQILVACKALERILESEEREDIKLPSNALFGHLKARLKNSCKPEEFCEMTEDEKREKGKYVSELEEINHYESLLANEKKEIELRKQLEFNKKQRAEAEKAKELEEAKKAEKEAEKKEDARDKFKGIPSGPSGGKQAARPQSSTWPFGKVIRFMDEVCFHLGRNNLNRAADCISDPTENQTLKRLSKESMPIRDLRTGVFEVFERFFRSLVYNPNNADFARKLDEIKAAVKYVSNDTPRARGDMYSEATPTEPAKKPSRYNNEPPSGPSNDRDTKTDSHEGTPSGWNRPYDSRNRQALPPGPQRMDNKRSNTTPRPMNFPDRPSQPRSETPRNGNKVYSARDQGSSGNNNNNRMRPKHEAPPASDERLTKRYRADDGRNKMRSPQNDSRSKYNNNNNGKRGNTQGLPQGPKGSGEYVSRYQR; the protein is encoded by the coding sequence ATGTCTGAGAGTGTGAGTGCCTCCATCGATAAGTTGGCGGCCACCCACATAACTTTCCCCCAAGGACACAAGATTTTCAATCAAGAATTTGCAGATAATTGGAATACAAAAAGCCAAGAGCTATGTGCTCAATTCAAAGAGTTAGAAGGTACTGATCAGAGACAATCGTGGCTTAAAGATGTTTTCCGTGAGATTTTTGAACTGATTTATGATCAAAATACAAAGGGCTCACCCACCATGCCTCAAATATCCAGATTATTAGAAGATATAGTTAGTAGTGGAACTCAAGATATTAAAGATAGTGAATTATTATCAATGGTCGGTAAAGTGTTCGTATCGGTTTCCCAAGAAtattctgatgaagatgataatgtCGTACTCGCATTGGCAAGAATAACCAAGTCTCTTCATAAGGAGATGTTCAAATTCAGCAGACTATCAACGAAATTAATGAATCAGGGACAAACCGTACTTCTGAAGCATCTTCTGAAAAAATCCAAGTACGAactaaagaaattcaatttattaATGGAATGTTCTACGGGATACATACAACTTGTTACCTTACTCTGGGCGGCATACTACGATCCTGATAGAATGAATAAGGTTCCTTATTTCATTCAAGAATTCCAACAATTAGCTGGTAAATATTCATTGGATCCAATGCGTTGTTTAGATGTCATTTTGGATGTCTCAAGTGAATTTATCACAGAAGGGTACGAATTTATGATACGatttttaaagatttcagACTATTGGCCCAAGACCTCTCCAGCCAACAACTTTGACTATCAATCTTTGAACCAAGGTGGGAATGCGATTGCCTCCCACTTAATAAGTCTCCACCTCAACCAAGAAGATGTCGGGAAAGATACTGCGTATCTCGATATGGTGTGTATTTTAATAAGAGAGGGTTTCGTTAGCTTCCTACCGATATGGGATAATATAAAACCTAATGATGAAACTTTGTCAGCATTTTTCGAAAATTTTGACAATGAGCTGGAAGCTGAATCGATGAAGGGAGTCACAAATCCACTAGCAATGGCCGATGCCCTAACCGCTGCAGACGACaatgatggtgatgaaaagaTGGAAGATGTTAATACAGACGGGAAAGATTCATCTGCGAAGGctgaagagaaaaaggCACTTGAACAAAAACAAGAGGCgttagaaaaagaaaacataAAGAACAGTGTGTTAAATGGTTCCAAGCtggaatttttgaaaagattactGGTACATGGCGTCCTAATGCCTGCATTTTACATTTTCAAGACTCATCCACAATGTGTTTACATCAATGATATGCTTCCAAGACTAATAGGACGATTGTTTGAAAATATGTTGGATCCTCTATATCAATCTTTGGTCTTTAGCGGCTCCCAAAATCTACAAAGCGCGTCATTAATTACCACGTTGGACAATGGGTTACTCTCTAAAAAAACTAGATTGGTTtctgaaagaaaatcacATAATCCTTTTCCACTTCTCGAAATGAGGACGAGGTTTGTCTTCTATTATGCAGAGTGGTGCAAAGACCTTGGAGAGCTTCATACAGTAGAGGAGCTCTTTACAaaatctaatgaatttttcactatATTAGGACCATCTTTGGGTAAAGTTCCTCAACTTATCTCTAAACTTTGTCGAATCGGTGTTGCAGATATTGAGACGGCGGCAGCAGataaaaaggaagaaactATAAACAAATGGATTGATTACGTCCGCAAATTTATCTTTCCAGCCATACCCGTTCTCGAGGTCAATCCAGTAATTACTAGTGAAATAtatcaattgatgaaatttttccccttcaaaagaagatattTCTTATACAACGAGTTGATCACTAGAACCTCTCAAGATTTACTTCTGCCCAAAGTGGGTTTCAACAAGGCTGAAAGAAGTGCAAAGAGTATTTTAAAGTCACTAAGTATGGACACTATCGAAACAGAATCAAGAAAACTGGCTAATCTAGTATCTACCAATCCTTTGGCCACTTTAGTTCCAGTGATAAAGCAAATTGAGAATTATGATAAAGTGTCTGAATTGGTGGTGATCACgaccaaatatttcaacaGCTTTGCGTGCGACGTTTTACAGTTTATCATATTATTACGTTTGACACATAATAGACCTGCAATTCAAACTGACGGAGTAAATCAAAATACATGGGTTCAAAGGCTTTCAGTTTACATTTCAGGATTGGCCAAGGATTGTCCCAAGATGGATATTACCAATATTCTCGTTTTTATTGTCAAGACCCTGCATGAAGGTAATATGGTCGCGGTATCTATTCTAAGAGAGCTAATAACCACCGTAGGTGGGATTAGAGATCTAAACGAAGTGAATACGACAAGACTCATAATGTTGAATTCAGGAGAGCCATTGAAGTATGAGGCAAGAAAATTAATATTTGATACCAGGGATGATAACCGTGAGCTGGCTCTAAAATTGGTGAATCAGTTAGCCAAGCAAAAGACAATTTCAGAACTTATTCTCCTCCTATACAATCTTAACAGGGAGGCGAATACTCAGACTTTGCATTATAAGATTTTATCCACCAGATGCGATGAAATGAATACTCTATTGTGGTCTTTCATAGAACTGGTAAAATACTGCTTTAccttggaagaatttggtgataATGTATTACCACTAGAGGTTTTGACAAACGACTTTCATCTATCAACATCCTGGGTGTTCCACATCTGGAGAAATTATATCGATCAAAAATTCAGAGAAGCAGACCCATCTTCAGATGTCATGTTACAGAACGCTGTTTTCGAAGGTGTTGACTATAGCTACATTACCAAAGAATTGTTCCTAACATTCTGGAAGCTTTCATTATATGACGTCCAATTCGATAAAGCACTGTACGATAAGAAGAAGGCAGgattagaagaagaactttCCAAGTCCTCTTCTaccaagaaaaagaatgaatATTCTAAACAAATAAAGGATATCCTTGTAAGTTGCATCTCCCATCAAAAGACATTTAATAATACCAAACGTTTGATCAGTGAACAGTCTCAATCCTGGGCAAAAGATCTTTCAAACGAAAGGATTATGTCATTCTTTCAATATTGTATCGTTCCTAGAGTTCtattttcaccaccagaTGCATTGTTCAGTTCCCATTTCCTCTTAAAGTCTTTTGATCTcaaagatttgatgaagattttagGAGTGTTCATGTCTTCCAGGATCCTTAGCGCTCTGCTGTTCTGCTGCACCCGGTCCGAAGCTGGTAATATGggtattttcttttcacaaCTTTTGGGAAGTCTGGAAGAAATGAGAGTATCGGAAGACCAGGAATTCCTTTATCAACGAGAGTTATATGAGTGCAATTCTTTGCTCACGGAGcaaattgttgaattgTTATTTAACAGAAACTACATGTCCATCAGAAACGGTATCGAGTTTATGAAACACGTATCGCATGTTTTCCCAATCATTGATACACAAATCTTAGTCGCATGTAAGGCATTAGAGAGAATATTAGAGAGTGAAGAAAGAGAGGACATCAAACTGCCCAGTAATGCGCTTTTTGGCCATTTGAAAGCTCGTTTGAAGAATTCTTGTAAGCCAGAAGAATTCTGTGAGATGactgaagatgagaagCGGGAGAAAGGGAAGTATGTCTCAGAATTAGAGGAGATAAACCATTACGAAAGCTTGTTAGCCAAcgaaaagaaggaaattgaattgagGAAGCAATTAGAGTTCAATAAAAAGCAAAGAGCAGAAGCTGAAAAGGCTAAGGAGTTGGAAGAAGCTAAGAAGGCTGAAAAGGAAGCcgagaagaaggaagatgCTAGGGATAAGTTCAAGGGTATTCCCTCTGGACCCTCGGGTGGCAAGCAAGCTGCCCGTCCTCAAAGTTCAACTTGGCCTTTTGGTAAAGTGATTAGATTTATGGATGAGGTTTGCTTTCATCTTGGTAGGAATAACTTGAACAGAGCCGCTGACTGCATAAGTGATCCAACGGAGAACCagactttgaaaagattgtcCAAGGAATCCATGCCAATTCGTGATTTGAGGACTGGTGTCTTTGAAGTCTTTGAACGCTTCTTCCGCTCTCTAGTTTACAATCCTAACAATGCAGATTTCGCAAGAAAACTAGATGAGATCAAAGCTGCGGTGAAATATGTTTCCAATGACACCCCCAGAGCCCGTGGAGACATGTATTCGGAGGCAACTCCAACAGAACCAGCAAAGAAACCAAGCAGGTACAACAATGAACCTCCTTCTGGACCCAGTAATGATAGAGATACTAAGACAGACTCCCATGAAGGTACACCAAGCGGTTGGAACAGACCCTATGATTCTAGAAACAGACAAGCCTTACCACCAGGACCACAGAGAATGGATAACAAAAGGTCAAATACGACGCCAAGACCCATGA
- the YSF3 gene encoding U2 snRNP complex subunit YSF3 (similar to uniprot|P0C074 Saccharomyces cerevisiae YNL138W-A RCP10 Component of the U2 snRNP associated with the SF3b complex conserved in Ashbya gossypii), which produces MSEVQGQQRYQVLKHKYVGLGREHTTQEEWLSNVHRDTYHSLQAHSGLLEYLALAQGSSSKRQTKIQLIKKMDQNKSRPNES; this is translated from the exons ATG AGTGAAGTTCAAGGGCAGCAGCGATACCAAGTTCTAAAGCACAAATACGTTGGTTTGGGCCGAGAGCATACTACCCAGGAAGAATGGTTATCTAACGTGCATAGAGATACTTATCATAGTTTACAGGCCCATTCAGGTCTACTAGAGTACCTTGCGCTGGCGCAAGGTAGTTCCAGTAAACGTCAAACAAAGATCCAActgataaagaagatgGACCAAAATAAATCTAGGCCCAATGAGAGTTGA
- a CDS encoding uncharacterized protein (similar to gnl|GLV|CAGL0H09086g Candida glabrata CAGL0H09086g and some similarites with YHR127W uniprot|P38833 Saccharomyces cerevisiae YHR127W (H)igh copy (S)uppressor of (N)34 dominant negative allele of SEC4. Suppression is very specific to this allele. It has no affect on the analogous YPT1 allele. No homology or known function.) → MAPNNKSHRRHNSGKKLVDRITPVGESKPERPLPKEGFKTVNGRLVSANDVGVLLREASSKLEAKKKRKSPKGKPHKTGPAPSRPKGKPSKGNPLVIHTNSDASDKLLVFYNLALGVNQDSLKTVLQKLSHTRIGKVRVRDLPSGSATANVWLVKRTTEELERVRKLFDGALVDGRTIRVTTVSDTQTMSY, encoded by the coding sequence ATGGCCCCCAATAACAAATCTCACAGACGTCATAACAGCGGTAAGAAACTGGTTGATAGGATTACACCGGTTGGCGAATCAAAACCAGAGAGGCCGCTCCCTAAAGAAGGTTTCAAAACTGTAAACGGTAGACTAGTTAGTGCTAATGATGTTGGTGTACTTCTCAGAGAggcttcttccaaattaGAAGCTAAGAAAAAACGCAAATCACCAAAAGGAAAACCTCATAAAACTGGACCTGCCCCTTCTAGACCAAAGGGTAAACCATCTAAGGGCAACCCATTAGTGATCCATACCAATAGTGATGCATCTGACAAGTTGTTAGTTTTCTACAACCTCGCACTTGGTGTTAACCAAGATTCGTTAAAGACGGTGCTTCAGAAGCTCTCACATACACGCATTGGCAAAGTAAGAGTTAGAGATTTGCCATCAGGTTCTGCTACTGCTAATGTATGGCTTGTGAAACGTACTACAGAAGAGCTAGAGCGTGTAAGAAAGCTCTTTGATGGCGCGCTAGTCGACGGTAGAACCATTAGAGTTACCACGGTATCTGATACGCAAACCATGTCCTattaa